In a single window of the Trypanosoma brucei brucei TREU927 chromosome 6, complete sequence genome:
- a CDS encoding GPEET2 procyclin precursor (similar to SP:P18764: Procyclic form specific polypeptide A-alpha precursor (Procyclin A- alpha) (PARP A-alpha). {Trypanosoma brucei brucei}), producing MAPRSLYLLAILLFSANVFAGVGFAAAADESASNVIVKGGKGKEREDGPEEPEETGPEETGPEETGPEETGPEETGPEETGPEETEPEPEPGAATLKSVALPIAVAAAALVAAF from the coding sequence ATGGCACCTCGTTCCCTTTATCTGCTCGCTATTCTTCTGTTCAGCGCGAACGTCTTCGCTGGCGTGGGATTTGCCGCAGCCGCTGATGAGTCGGCTAGCAACGTTATCGTGAAGGGaggcaaaggaaaggagagggaggACGGCCCTGAGGAGCCGGAAGAAACCGGACCAGAAGAGACCGGACCAGAAGAAACCGGACCAGAAGAGACGGGGCCGGAGGAGACGGGGCCGGAAGAGACGGGACCAGAGGAaactgaacctgaacctgaacctggtGCTGCAACGCTGAAATCTGTTGCACTTCCGATTGCAgtcgcggctgctgctctcgtTGCCGCATTCTAA
- a CDS encoding EP3-2 procyclin (identical to GP:14485024: surface protein EP3-3 procyclin precursor {Trypanosoma brucei brucei}; identical to SP:P09791: Procyclic form specific polypeptide A-beta precursor (Procyclin) (PARP A-beta)(Trypanosoma brucei brucei)), translating to MAPRSLYLLAVLLFSANLFAGVGFAAAAEGPEDKGLTKGGKGKGGKGTKVSDDDTNGTDPEPEPEPEPEPEPEPEPEPEPEPEPEPEPEPEPEPEPEPEPEPEPEPGAATLKSVALPFAIAAVGLVAAF from the coding sequence ATGGCACCTCGTTCCCTTTATCTGCTCGCTGTTCTTCTGTTCAGCGCGAACCTCTTCGCTGGCGTGGGATTTGCCGCAGCCGCTGAAGGACCAGAAGACAAGGGTCTTACTAAGGGAGGCAAAGGCAAAGGCGGGAAGGGAACCAAGGTCAGCGACGACGATACCAATGGCACTGACCCTGAAcccgaacctgaacctgaacctgaacctgaacccgaGCCAGAGCCAGAACCTGAACCGGAACCCGAAcccgaacctgaacctgaacctgaacccgaACCTGAACCCGAGCCAGAGCCAGAACCAGAACCTGAACCTGGTGCTGCAACGCTGAAGTCTGTTGCACTTCCGTTTGCAATCGCGGCCGTTGGTCTCGTTGCCGCATTCTAA
- a CDS encoding procyclin associated gene 3 (similar to GP:535936: procyclin PARP A {Trypanosoma brucei}.): MFRKSSELEGKCSSSPFVRLDSHTEASTKQAATLLLTFWFILFPYFSVGVFLLPPLGIGHSHMKALASAAKGGSVWYFLWRHLSSFPFRPPLFPWRKASGTVLPDDLCPVRSIMNNSYKSVCRYGGGYFPNRFGCFYYFAGRFKVGNSVHFQKNCDSYIWFYMEGGRAENVYVLAWMSRKINSSFRVFSVHYVIYGLAFRFV; encoded by the coding sequence ATGTTCCGGAAGTCTTCGGAGTTAGAGGGCAAATGCTCCTCTTCTCCTTTCGTGCGGCTTGATTCTCATACCGAGGCTTCCACTAAGCAGGCTGCAACTCTTCTGCTGACTTTTTggtttattcttttcccatATTTCAGTGTTGGAGTGTTTCTCTTGCCGCCCTTGGGAATCGGGCACAGTCATATGAAGGCGCTTGCTTCGGCAGCCAAAGGTGGTTCCGTTTGGTATTTCTTGTGGAGACAtttgtcttcctttccttttcggcCACCTCTTTTCCCATGGAGAAAGGCCTCTGGTACTGTCCTGCCCGATGATCTTTGCCCCGTTCGTTCCATCATGAATAATAGTTACAAAAGTGTGTGTCGGTACGGCGGTGGATATTTCCCCAATCGCTTTGGTTGCTTTTACTATTTTGCGGGGCGGTTTAAAGTTGGTAACTCAGTGCACTTCCAAAAAAATTGCGACTCGTACATTTGGTTTTATATGGAGGGTGGAAGAGCCGAAAACGTGTATGTGCTTGCTTGGATGAGTCGGAAAATAAATTCTAGTTTCCGTGTATTTTCCGTTCATTACGTCATATATGGCTTGGCCTTTAGATTTGTGTAA
- a CDS encoding gene related to expression site-associated gene 2 (GRESAG2), putative (similar to GB:CAD21888.1: ESAG2 {Trypanosoma brucei}) gives MMHELVFIIGLFVAVLSVSSQSDLSRHNWSIISRNRSVFTKLVSELNNHHSIGEFEALCKIYRITQAETPKSSFKNREKEAEILKKLEEMVSETEAVGGDKGSSKLGKRTTAYQEIKILLEKAKKLKEEIEVNRTRSLNASRSAEENMLRAVYGDAVDVARNENKTLEEAMRGNKSLLFNSVDHANMSCGSYGDKLVGKTLINDFFCLCVGEAIDVQIRSNMFSGLELSSNYHPVYNGFNCPCKDEIRRPQNGSWTMMADYCPSNYNTCDPRKVKYNHTEAWDVISKACVYKNVASNVKTLKSALAQFDALVNLEQDNYQMKGILGYADISENTNRTCNGHTAGFTCVSYNYTLENGGIPWYNRLTNATKELQEMAKYAKEADSHLHELEEYQHEAEEIYLEVKLGGDAELWKSSRGKGYSGGDDTDVNNDGLNYINITTDFLILLFSSFICIS, from the coding sequence ATGATGCACGAATTAGTGTTTATCATTGGGTTGTTTGTGGCTGTTTTATCTGTTTCTTCTCAGAGCGATTTGTCGAGACACAATTGGAGCATAATATCTAGAAACCGGAGTGTGTTTACAAAACTCGTTAGTGAGCTCAACAACCACCACAGCATTGGTGAATTCGAGGCACTTTGCAAGATTTACAGAATCACACAAGCGGAGACACCGAAGTCTTCCTTTAAGAATCGTGAGAAGGAAGCTGAGATTCTGAAGAAGTTGGAGGAGATGGTCAGTGAAACTGAGGCTGTGGGTGGTGATAAAGGTTCAAGTAAGTTGGGTAAAAGAACGACGGCATATCAGGAGATAAAGATACTTCTTGAGAAGGCGAAaaagctgaaggaagaaatagaagTAAATAGGACAAGATCGCTAAATGCAAGTCGTTCTGCTGAGGAAAATATGTTGAGAGCTGTGTATGGCGACGCTGTGGATGTGGcgagaaatgaaaataaaactcTGGAGGAAGCCatgagaggaaacaaatcaCTACTGTTCAACAGTGTTGATCATGCAAATATGAGTTGTGGTTCTTACGGAGACAAACTGGTTGGAAAGACACTGATCAATGACTTTTTCTGCCTATGTGTGGGAGAGGCTATAGATGTACAAATAAGAAGCAATATGTTTTCGGGACTCGAGTTAAGCTCGAATTACCACCCTGTGTATAATGGGTTTAACTGTCCCTGCAAGGATGAAATAAGGAGACCCCAAAATGGAAGTTGGACTATGATGGCTGATTATTGCCCAAGCAACTATAATACTTGCGACCCTAGAAAGGTAAAATACAACCATACTGAGGCATGGGATGTGATTAGTAAAGCTTGCGTGTACAAAAATGTTGCATCGAATGTGAAAACTCTGAAGAGTGCACTAGCTCAGTTTGATGCGTTGGTGAATTTAGAGCAGGATAATTATCAAATGAAGGGTATTCTTGGGTACGCGGATATTTCAGAAAACACAAATCGCACATGCAACGGTCATACTGCTGGATTCACGTGTGTCAGTTACAATTACACACTTGAAAATGGTGGAATTCCATGGTACAACCGCCTCACTAACGCCACCAAGGAACTACAAGAAATGGCGAAGTATGCCAAAGAGGCTGACAGTCATCTTCATGAATTGGAAGAGTACCAACAtgaggcagaggaaataTATCTTGAAGTGAAacttggtggtgatgcaGAGCTATGGAAGAGTAGCCGAGGTAAGGGTTACAGTGGAGGTGATGATACTGATGTAAATAATGATGGGCTCAACTATATAAATATTACAACTGACTTTcttatattattgttttcatctTTTATTTGTATATCTTAG
- a CDS encoding cysteine peptidase C (CPC) has translation MHLMRACITFCIASTAVVAVNAALVAEDAPVLSKAFVDRVNRLNRGIWKAKYDGVMQNITLREAKRLNGVIKKNNNASILPKRRFTEEEARAPLPSSFDSAEAWPNCPTIPQIADQSACGSCWAVAAASAMSDRFCTMGGVQDVHISAGDLLACCSDCGDGCNGGDPDRAWAYFSSTGLVSDYCQPYPFPHCSHHSKSKNGYPPCSQFNFDTPKCNYTCDDPTIPVVNYRSWTSYALQGEDDYMRELFFRGPFEVAFDVYEDFIAYNSGVYHHVSGQYLGGHAVRLVGWGTSNGVPYWKIANSWNTEWGMDGYFLIRRGSSECGIEDGGSAGIPLAPNTA, from the coding sequence ATGCATCTCATGCGTGCCTGCATCACATTTTGTATCGCTTCGACGGCTGTAGTCGCCGTAAACGCCGCCCTCGTTGCTGAAGACGCGCCCGTCCTCTCCAAGGCTTTCGTCGACCGCGTGAACCGCCTCAACCGCGGGATTTGGAAGGCGAAGTACGATGGCGTCATGCAAAACATAACATTGCGCGAGGCGAAGCGGCTCAACGGTGTTattaaaaagaataataacgCCAGCATCCTTCCGAAGAGGCGATTCACCGAGGAAGAGGCACGTGCCCCGCTTCCCAGCAGCTTCGATTCCGCTGAAGCTTGGCCCAACTGCCCCACCATCCCACAAATTGCAGATCAGTCCGCCTGTGGCTCCTGCTGGGCAGTCGCTGCGGCCTCAGCCATGTCCGACCGATTTTGTACGATGGGGGGTGTGCAGGACGTCCATATCTCAGCAGGTGACTTGCTTGCGTGCTGCAGTGATTGTGGCGATGGCTGTAATGGTGGCGATCCGGATAGGGCGTGGGCGTACTTTAGCTCAACAGGCCTCGTTTCGGACTACTGCCAACCCTACCCATTTCCCCATTGCTCACACcacagcaaaagcaaaaatgggTACCCTCCCTGTTCTCAGTTCAACTTTGACACGCCCAAGTGCAATTACACGTGCGATGACCCGACAATCCCCGTTGTCAACTACCGTTCCTGGACGAGCTATGCGCTTCAAGGAGAGGATGACTACATGCGTGAGTTGTTCTTCCGCGGTCCATTTGAGGTGGCGTTTGATGTCTACGAAGACTTCATCGCCTACAACAGCGGCGTCTACCACCACGTTTCAGGACAATATCTCGGAGGACATGCGGTGAGGCTCGTTGGGTGGGGCACATCAAACGGAGTGCCGTACTGGAAGATTGCCAACAGCTGGAACACCGAGTGGGGAATGGACGGTTACTTTCTCATCCGCCGCGGAAGTAGCGAATGCGGCATCGAGGATGGCGGTTCTGCTGGCATTCCTCTTGCACCCAACACGGCGTAG
- a CDS encoding CCR4 associated factor, putative (similar to SP:Q60809: CCR4-NOT transcription complex, subunit 7 (CCR4-associated factor 1)(CAF1). {Mus musculus}), producing the protein MMQYGGGTHYGAYAQQQPQPQPQPHQRFPSAALKAGNVSLIPSLSKSPMIRDVWEDNLEQEFGIIRSLIKDYPFVAMDTEFPGVVAKPVGNFKSTHEFYYQTLRCNVNLLKMIQLGITLLNEKGEVPENCCTWQFNFRFCLTEDVYAQDSIQLLCHGGINFDYFSEYGVEVTHFAELLISSGLVLNPDIRWLAFHAGYDFGYLIKVVGGKDLPEKEEDFLQTFHALFPCVYDIKYLLRSTELTHSLGLDHLADSLRVRRFGMAHQAGSDSLLTGHCYFKLLRDCFNSNIPVANNGVLYGLCEDSSSAGTPNSTTIPGSGGGGGHAFSNFTGSKNAAFPASPIMTQAVKGHS; encoded by the coding sequence ATGATGCAGTATGGTGGCGGGACACATTATGGAGCCTacgcacagcagcaaccgcaaCCGCAACCTCAACCCCATCAACGTTTTCCATCGGCTGCTCTTAAGGCGGGAAATGTTTCCCTCATTCCATCACTTAGTAAATCACCAATGATTCGCGATGTGTGGGAGGATAACTTAGAGCAGGAGTTTGGTATAATCCGTTCGCTTATCAAAGACTACCCATTTGTGGCCATGGATACTGAGTTTCCCGGTGTAGTAGCGAAACCTGTCGGTAACTTCAAATCCACGCACGAGTTCTATTACCAAACGCTGCGGTGCAATGTGAATTTACTGAAGATGATTCAGCTAGGCATTACACTTCTCAATGAGAAGGGCGAGGTTCCCGAGAACTGCTGCACGTGGCAGTTCAACTTCCGCTTCTGCCTCACAGAGGATGTGTACGCGCAGGATAGTATTCAGTTGTTGTGTCATGGTGGCATTAACTTCGATTACTTCTCCGAGTATGGCGTGGAGGTGACGCACTTCGCAGAGCTGCTCATCTCCAGCGGACTCGTGTTAAATCCCGACATTCGCTGGTTGGCCTTCCACGCCGGTTACGACTTTGGATACCTGATCAAAGTAGTGGGTGGAAAAGACCTaccagaaaaggaagaggatttCCTACAAACCTTCCATGCCCTTTTCCCGTGCGTGTATGATATCAAATATCTCTTGCGTTCCACCGAGTTAACGCACTCATTGGGATTAGATCACCTTGCCGATAGCCTCCGCGTGCGGCGTTTCGGCATGGCTCATCAGGCGGGCAGCGACTCGTTGCTGACGGGCCATTGTTATTTTAAATTGCTGCGTGACTGTTTTAACTCCAATATACCTGTAGCAAACAATGGCGTGCTTTATGGGCTCTGTGAAGATTCCTCGTCAGCAGGGACCCCCAACAGCACAACAATACCTGgcagcggtggtggtggcggtcaTGCCTTCAGTAACTTCAcgggaagcaaaaatgccGCCTTTCCGGCTTCTCCAATAATGACACAAGCGGTAAAGGGTCATAGCTGA